The following proteins come from a genomic window of Micromonospora zamorensis:
- the mptB gene encoding polyprenol phosphomannose-dependent alpha 1,6 mannosyltransferase MptB, translated as MPPHLARWTGLAGSMLLALSAFLGGAFPSGPLRSTPVSIWQGTNGPLILAAWAVGTGLMAYAWWALRDGGPSTRWALLTVGLWLLPLLVAPPFGSRDVYAYACQGASFAGGISPYEQGVSALPCPWLDSVSYIWRDTPAPYGPLFVLVAAAVVKVAGSLTASIVLFRALALLGVVLSAWALPVLARRAGVPAKRAVWLALGSPLVAAHLIGGPHNDILMLAALVGGLAVVAAHPRRRGMLLVGGLLLGVAVSIKVTAVVVVPFAALAATAGPYRLRTLIRDGGWVVGGTVAAVLGVTIAGGLDFGWVGGLSGGGAAVAWTSPPTAVGQTVGYVAALFGAHIDALPVTRGIAVVVLAVLLVWLWWRARTRDPLYYAGLALAVTVALSPVVHPWYWTWPLFVLAATARSTGWFTVVALVASFLVLPDGTGLPRFTKTVGAPLMTLLVIVVVVRLVRSARAARQPVAAD; from the coding sequence GTGCCTCCCCACCTCGCGCGCTGGACCGGCCTGGCCGGCTCGATGCTGCTCGCGCTGTCCGCGTTCCTCGGCGGCGCGTTTCCCAGCGGCCCCCTGCGCAGCACCCCGGTCAGCATCTGGCAGGGCACCAACGGCCCGCTGATCCTGGCCGCCTGGGCGGTCGGCACCGGCCTGATGGCGTACGCCTGGTGGGCGCTGCGCGACGGCGGCCCGTCGACTCGCTGGGCGCTGCTCACCGTGGGGCTGTGGCTGCTGCCGCTGCTGGTCGCGCCGCCCTTCGGCAGCCGCGACGTGTACGCGTACGCGTGTCAGGGCGCCAGCTTCGCCGGTGGCATCAGCCCGTACGAGCAGGGCGTCTCCGCGCTGCCCTGCCCCTGGCTGGACTCGGTCTCCTACATCTGGCGGGACACCCCCGCGCCGTACGGGCCGCTCTTCGTGCTCGTCGCGGCTGCGGTGGTCAAGGTCGCCGGCTCGCTGACCGCCAGCATCGTGCTGTTCCGGGCGCTGGCGCTGCTCGGCGTGGTGTTGAGCGCGTGGGCGCTGCCGGTGCTGGCGCGCCGGGCCGGGGTGCCGGCCAAGCGGGCGGTCTGGCTGGCGCTGGGCTCCCCGCTGGTCGCCGCGCACCTCATCGGTGGTCCACACAACGACATACTGATGCTCGCCGCGCTGGTGGGCGGGCTGGCCGTGGTGGCCGCACACCCGCGCCGACGCGGCATGCTGCTGGTCGGCGGGCTGCTCCTCGGAGTCGCCGTGTCGATCAAGGTCACCGCCGTGGTGGTGGTCCCGTTCGCCGCGCTGGCGGCCACCGCCGGCCCGTACCGGCTCCGGACGCTGATCCGCGACGGCGGCTGGGTGGTCGGCGGCACGGTCGCCGCCGTGCTGGGAGTGACAATCGCCGGCGGACTGGACTTCGGCTGGGTCGGCGGGCTGTCCGGGGGCGGCGCCGCCGTCGCCTGGACGTCCCCGCCGACCGCCGTCGGTCAGACCGTCGGTTACGTCGCCGCGCTGTTCGGCGCTCACATCGACGCGTTGCCGGTGACACGCGGGATAGCCGTGGTGGTCCTGGCCGTCCTCCTCGTCTGGCTCTGGTGGCGGGCCCGCACCCGCGACCCCCTGTACTACGCCGGCCTCGCGCTCGCCGTCACCGTCGCGCTCTCTCCAGTGGTGCACCCCTGGTACTGGACGTGGCCGTTGTTCGTGCTGGCCGCCACCGCCCGCAGTACCGGCTGGTTCACAGTGGTCGCCCTCGTCGCGTCGTTCCTGGTGCTGCCGGACGGCACCGGGCTGCCCCGGTTCACCAAGACGGTCGGGGCGCCGCTGATGACGCTGTTGGTGATCGTGGTGGTCGTCCGGTTGGTACGGTCGGCTCGGGCGGCCCGTCAGCCGGTCGCCGCCGACTGA
- a CDS encoding bifunctional [glutamine synthetase] adenylyltransferase/[glutamine synthetase]-adenylyl-L-tyrosine phosphorylase, with protein MSRPTRATGRLARYGFGTAEGDGGARAADLLGPDGLRLWRLEEQEPADEPAGELLAAMSRAADPDLALRQLHRIVEAERRTTDGAVDSPLLAELHADPGLRRRLIAVLGASSALGDHLVAHPDHCTALRTAPDGLAPIAEGRLEPAAGGNPVAVLRTAYRLALLRIAAADLTGGRGLEQTMAALSALADATLAAAYEVAVAELAEGTERPRLAVVAMGKCGGGELNYVSDVDVIFVAAEDADLAAATLVATRLIHICGLVAWPVDAALRPEGNRGPLVRTLASHLAYYQRWARTWEFQALLKARPAAGDLPLAQEWIDQLAPLVWRAAERPEAVEDVRAMRRRIIDHIPPKELEREIKRGPGGLRDIEFAVQLLQLVHGRGDETLRAPGTIPALRALVAGGYVGRADGEALLRGYRFLRSVEHRLQLQGLRRTHTVPTEPGALRWLAAALGFTAAPGRSAVESFRAEWVTHATEVRRLHAKLLYRPLLESVARVPADGLRLTPEAARHRLEILGFADPAGALRHLQALTGGVSRTAAIQRTLLPVLLSEFADAPEPDRGLLNYRKVSDKLGSTPWYLRLLRDGGPVARRLARVLALSRYVADLLARDPEALRLLAEENELAPRSREVLREGFLAAAARHADPVEATRAVRALRRRELVRVACADVLCRAGALAPTPTRPDGANRPAPGLADITQVGTALADVTDATLAAALRAAQASQPAPEGLRFAVIGMGRLGGYESNYLSDADVLFVYDPPAGSSESAASAAAHAIAEELRRLLGVPAPDPPLGVDADLRPEGRQGPLVRSLAAYAAYYARWSRVWEAQALLRARFVCGDAELGAEFEAMIDPVRYPAEGLTREQVVEIRRIKARVETERLPRGADPATHTKLGRGGLADVEWAVQLVQLRHAGRVPSLRGTRTLDALAAAERAGLIDPTDAAEMAAGWSLAAQVRNALMLVRGRAGDQLPRHGVELAGVVRLLGRDDPGEFLDEYLRVGRRSRAATERVLNA; from the coding sequence ATGAGCCGGCCGACCAGGGCAACGGGCCGGCTCGCCCGGTACGGCTTCGGCACCGCCGAGGGCGACGGCGGCGCCCGTGCCGCCGACCTGCTCGGCCCGGACGGGCTGCGGCTGTGGCGGCTGGAGGAGCAGGAGCCGGCCGACGAGCCGGCCGGTGAGCTGCTCGCCGCGATGTCCCGGGCCGCCGACCCGGACCTGGCGCTGCGCCAACTGCACCGCATCGTCGAGGCCGAACGCCGCACGACCGACGGCGCCGTCGACTCGCCGCTGCTCGCGGAGCTGCACGCCGACCCGGGGCTGCGGCGGCGGCTGATCGCGGTGCTGGGTGCCTCGTCGGCGCTCGGCGATCACCTGGTGGCCCATCCCGACCACTGCACGGCACTGCGGACCGCCCCGGACGGGCTCGCGCCGATCGCCGAGGGGCGGTTGGAGCCGGCCGCCGGTGGCAACCCGGTGGCGGTGCTGCGGACCGCGTACCGGTTGGCGCTGCTGCGGATCGCGGCGGCCGACCTGACCGGCGGGCGCGGTCTGGAGCAGACGATGGCCGCGCTCTCCGCGTTGGCCGACGCGACGTTGGCCGCCGCCTACGAGGTGGCCGTCGCGGAACTGGCGGAGGGCACCGAGCGGCCTCGGCTCGCGGTGGTGGCGATGGGCAAGTGCGGCGGCGGCGAGCTGAACTACGTCTCCGACGTGGACGTCATCTTCGTGGCCGCCGAGGACGCCGACCTGGCCGCCGCGACCCTGGTGGCGACCCGGCTGATCCACATCTGCGGGCTGGTCGCCTGGCCGGTGGACGCCGCCCTGCGCCCAGAGGGCAACCGGGGCCCGCTGGTGCGGACCCTCGCCAGCCACCTGGCCTACTACCAGCGGTGGGCGCGCACCTGGGAGTTCCAGGCGCTGCTCAAGGCCCGCCCGGCCGCAGGTGACCTCCCGCTGGCCCAGGAGTGGATCGACCAGCTCGCGCCGCTGGTCTGGCGGGCGGCCGAGCGACCCGAGGCGGTCGAGGACGTCCGCGCCATGCGGCGCAGGATCATCGACCACATCCCGCCGAAGGAATTGGAGCGCGAGATCAAGCGCGGCCCCGGCGGGCTGCGCGACATCGAGTTCGCCGTCCAGTTGCTGCAACTCGTACACGGTCGCGGGGACGAGACGCTGCGGGCGCCGGGCACCATCCCGGCGCTGCGCGCGCTGGTCGCCGGTGGCTACGTCGGCCGGGCCGACGGCGAGGCGCTGCTGCGCGGTTACCGTTTCCTGCGCAGCGTCGAGCACCGGCTGCAACTACAGGGCCTGCGTCGTACGCACACCGTTCCCACCGAGCCGGGCGCGCTGCGGTGGCTCGCCGCCGCGCTGGGTTTCACGGCGGCGCCGGGGCGCAGCGCCGTGGAGAGCTTCCGGGCCGAGTGGGTCACCCACGCCACCGAGGTACGCCGGCTGCACGCCAAGCTGCTCTACCGGCCGCTGCTGGAGTCGGTGGCCCGGGTGCCGGCCGACGGGCTGCGCCTCACCCCGGAGGCGGCCAGGCACCGGCTGGAGATCCTCGGGTTCGCCGACCCGGCCGGGGCGCTGCGGCACCTCCAGGCGCTCACCGGCGGGGTGAGCCGCACGGCGGCCATCCAGCGGACCCTGCTGCCGGTGCTGCTCAGCGAGTTCGCGGACGCGCCGGAACCGGACCGGGGGCTGCTCAACTACCGGAAGGTCTCCGACAAGCTGGGCAGCACCCCCTGGTATCTGCGGCTGCTGCGCGACGGTGGCCCGGTCGCCCGTCGGCTGGCCCGGGTCCTGGCCCTGTCCCGGTACGTCGCCGACCTGCTCGCCCGCGACCCGGAGGCACTGCGGCTGCTGGCCGAGGAGAACGAGCTGGCGCCCCGCTCCCGCGAGGTGCTCCGGGAGGGGTTCCTCGCCGCAGCGGCCCGGCACGCCGACCCGGTCGAGGCCACCCGCGCGGTACGCGCACTGCGGCGCCGGGAGCTGGTCCGGGTGGCCTGCGCCGACGTGCTCTGCCGGGCGGGCGCGCTCGCACCCACACCCACCCGACCGGACGGCGCGAACCGGCCGGCACCGGGGCTGGCCGACATCACCCAGGTCGGCACGGCCCTCGCCGACGTCACCGACGCCACCTTGGCCGCCGCACTGCGCGCCGCCCAGGCCAGCCAGCCGGCCCCGGAAGGGCTGCGGTTCGCGGTGATCGGCATGGGACGGCTCGGCGGGTACGAGTCGAACTACCTCTCCGACGCCGACGTGCTCTTCGTCTACGACCCACCCGCCGGGTCCAGCGAGAGCGCCGCCAGCGCCGCCGCCCACGCGATCGCCGAGGAGCTGCGCCGACTGCTCGGCGTGCCCGCCCCCGACCCGCCGCTGGGCGTCGACGCCGACCTGCGCCCGGAGGGCCGGCAGGGTCCGCTGGTCCGCAGCCTCGCCGCGTACGCGGCGTACTACGCCCGCTGGTCGCGGGTGTGGGAGGCACAGGCCCTGCTGCGCGCCCGGTTCGTCTGCGGCGACGCCGAGCTGGGCGCCGAGTTCGAGGCGATGATCGACCCGGTGCGTTACCCGGCCGAGGGGCTGACCCGCGAGCAGGTCGTCGAGATCCGGCGGATCAAGGCCCGGGTGGAGACCGAGCGGCTGCCCCGGGGCGCCGACCCGGCCACCCACACCAAGCTGGGGCGCGGCGGGCTGGCAGACGTGGAGTGGGCCGTGCAACTCGTCCAGCTCCGGCACGCGGGCAGGGTCCCGTCGCTGCGCGGCACGCGTACCCTCGATGCCCTCGCGGCCGCCGAGCGGGCCGGCCTGATCGACCCGACGGACGCCGCGGAGATGGCCGCCGGGTGGTCCCTGGCCGCGCAGGTCCGCAACGCGTTGATGCTGGTCCGGGGCCGGGCCGGCGACCAGTTGCCCCGGCACGGGGTGGAGTTGGCCGGCGTGGTCCGACTCCTCGGGCGGGACGACCCGGGGGAGTTCCTCGACGAGTACCTGCGCGTCGGCCGCCGCTCCCGTGCCGCGACGGAACGGGTCCTGAATGCCTGA
- a CDS encoding type 1 glutamine amidotransferase, which translates to MATALVIENDPTDDARRLGEWLTEAGLELWVVRPHAGDELPADLEGYAALVVLGGDQQAYPLPDGSPGAQWFPAVEGLLRKAVRYRVPTLAVCLGAQLLATAHAGLVERSPSGPEIGPGVVGRRDAAENDPLFRYVPLIPDVLQWHADEITELPRGATLLAASTRYPHQAFRLGDRAWGLQFHIECDAAMIADWATDSAQLAELGYDPELVVAACASVLPDIEEVWQPFAARFAALALGELDDSTMRRGLPLLGH; encoded by the coding sequence GTGGCAACCGCGCTGGTGATCGAGAACGACCCGACCGACGACGCACGCCGGCTGGGCGAGTGGCTGACCGAGGCTGGGCTGGAGCTGTGGGTGGTTCGCCCGCACGCCGGCGACGAGCTCCCCGCCGACCTGGAGGGATACGCGGCGCTGGTGGTGCTCGGCGGCGACCAGCAGGCGTACCCGCTGCCGGACGGCTCGCCCGGCGCACAGTGGTTTCCGGCGGTGGAGGGCCTGCTGCGCAAGGCGGTCCGCTACCGGGTGCCGACCCTGGCCGTCTGCCTGGGCGCGCAACTGCTCGCCACCGCGCATGCCGGCCTGGTCGAGCGGAGTCCATCCGGGCCGGAGATCGGCCCGGGTGTGGTCGGCCGGCGCGACGCCGCCGAGAACGACCCGCTGTTCCGGTACGTGCCGTTGATCCCGGACGTGCTCCAGTGGCACGCCGACGAGATCACCGAGCTGCCCCGGGGTGCCACCCTGCTGGCCGCGTCCACCCGCTACCCGCACCAGGCGTTCCGGCTCGGTGACCGGGCCTGGGGTCTGCAGTTCCACATCGAGTGCGACGCCGCGATGATCGCCGACTGGGCCACCGACTCGGCCCAACTCGCCGAGCTGGGCTACGACCCGGAGCTGGTGGTCGCGGCCTGCGCCTCGGTGCTGCCCGACATCGAGGAGGTCTGGCAGCCGTTCGCCGCCCGGTTCGCCGCGCTGGCCCTCGGTGAGTTGGACGACAGCACGATGCGGCGTGGCCTGCCGCTGCTCGGGCACTGA
- a CDS encoding virginiamycin B lyase, producing MTTAEIREIPLAAPGAGPYGITAGPDGALWLTLVHAGAIARLAPDGGIRTYPLDPAGGRPLIITTGPDGALWFTRSGDDRIGRISVDGEQRVVVLPTDTGPCGIAAGPDGALWYAGMNSDTIGRVGTDGTVEIFPLPVTGGFASMITAGPDQALWFTLNQANAIGRIDLDGRVTLHPVPTANAGPVGITLGGDGAIWFVEIAAGQLGRITPDGEMTEFPLPDRAARPHAIVADPDGGAWFTEWGANRIGHIDGTGRFDGHDLPTANAEPHGITLTPQGVWAALEIGAVAHLIP from the coding sequence GTGACGACCGCCGAGATTCGTGAGATCCCACTCGCCGCGCCGGGCGCCGGCCCGTACGGCATCACTGCCGGCCCGGACGGCGCGCTCTGGCTGACGCTGGTCCACGCCGGTGCGATCGCCCGGTTGGCCCCCGACGGCGGGATCCGGACCTACCCGTTGGACCCGGCCGGTGGCCGACCGCTGATCATCACCACGGGACCGGACGGCGCCCTCTGGTTCACCCGCTCCGGGGATGACCGGATCGGCCGGATCAGCGTCGACGGCGAGCAGCGCGTGGTCGTCCTGCCAACCGACACTGGGCCGTGCGGCATCGCGGCCGGCCCCGACGGCGCACTCTGGTACGCCGGAATGAACTCCGACACGATCGGCCGGGTGGGCACCGACGGCACCGTCGAGATCTTCCCGCTGCCGGTGACCGGCGGGTTCGCCTCGATGATCACCGCTGGCCCGGACCAGGCGCTCTGGTTCACCCTCAACCAGGCGAACGCGATCGGCCGGATCGACCTCGACGGCCGGGTGACGCTGCATCCGGTGCCCACCGCGAACGCCGGCCCGGTCGGCATCACCCTCGGCGGTGACGGCGCGATCTGGTTCGTGGAGATCGCCGCCGGTCAGCTCGGCCGGATCACCCCGGATGGCGAGATGACCGAGTTCCCGCTGCCGGACCGGGCGGCCCGCCCACACGCGATCGTGGCCGACCCGGACGGCGGCGCCTGGTTCACCGAGTGGGGTGCCAACCGGATCGGCCACATCGACGGCACGGGCCGGTTCGACGGCCACGACCTGCCCACCGCCAACGCCGAACCCCACGGCATCACCCTGACCCCCCAGGGCGTCTGGGCCGCCCTGGAAATAGGAGCAGTAGCCCACCTGATCCCCTGA
- a CDS encoding VOC family protein, whose amino-acid sequence MSTTPITWFEIGTDRPEEAERFYGELFGWTFEEQGAGSGGSYRVTGAGGDTGIGGAIRATDGTSPNYAVFYAEVTDVSETCRRAEAAGGKVLVAARTAPSGLTLAHLLDPAGNHLGVFSPPPAQG is encoded by the coding sequence ATGTCCACGACGCCCATCACCTGGTTCGAGATCGGCACCGACCGGCCGGAGGAGGCGGAGCGCTTCTACGGAGAGCTGTTCGGCTGGACCTTCGAGGAGCAGGGCGCAGGCAGCGGCGGGTCCTACCGGGTGACCGGCGCCGGTGGCGACACCGGGATCGGCGGGGCGATCCGGGCCACCGACGGGACGTCACCGAACTACGCGGTGTTCTACGCCGAGGTCACCGACGTGTCGGAAACCTGCCGGCGAGCGGAGGCGGCCGGCGGCAAGGTGCTGGTGGCGGCCCGTACGGCACCGAGCGGCCTCACCCTCGCCCACCTGCTCGACCCGGCCGGAAACCACCTGGGTGTGTTCAGCCCTCCGCCCGCCCAGGGCTGA
- the mptB gene encoding polyprenol phosphomannose-dependent alpha 1,6 mannosyltransferase MptB: MTASGAPVPPPVPPSRVPSPPGPLSARLARYAGLAGAVLLTVAGYLGGALPDAPLGATPASIWRTPDGPATLICWLVGTALLVGAWWSLREGVPSTRWAYVTAGVWALPLLVAPPLGSRDVYSYACQGWTYAHGVDPYAVGVAAAGCPWLDTVAPIWRDTPAPYGPVFVLLAALAVTLGGGLTGTVVLLRVIAVAGLVLAAICLPGLARAAGVPTRRAAWLALAAPLVGVHLIAGAHNDAVMLGLLLCGLLVAIRRPGWPAALLLAGALLGLAVTVKASAVVVVPFAALAAVRGRHTVRALLRDGGWLVGGLLGAVLVTSAVSGLGFGWVGGLTHSGDSEQWTSPPTAVGFVVDYAGALVGRDPQAVPVVRAVALLLLAGVLVVLWWRAWRALRGFSDARRVARVEGARMDGARVDGARVEGARVDGARVEGARVDVARVEVARPRVVLHGAALALVATVVLSPVFHPWYATWPLALLALTAARTTWFVLPVAVAAFLALPDGTNLARFTKAPGALAMTALLLTLTVIVLPRTTHRPGPTRRS, from the coding sequence GTGACCGCTTCCGGCGCGCCTGTTCCGCCGCCTGTTCCGCCCTCGCGTGTTCCGTCGCCGCCTGGGCCTCTGTCGGCACGCCTCGCCCGGTACGCGGGCCTGGCCGGCGCGGTCCTGCTGACCGTGGCCGGCTACCTCGGCGGGGCGCTGCCCGACGCCCCGCTCGGCGCGACACCGGCGTCGATCTGGCGAACCCCGGACGGCCCGGCGACGCTGATCTGCTGGCTGGTCGGCACCGCGCTGCTGGTCGGTGCCTGGTGGTCGCTGCGCGAGGGTGTGCCGTCGACCCGTTGGGCGTACGTCACGGCCGGGGTGTGGGCGCTGCCGCTACTCGTCGCGCCACCGCTGGGCAGCCGGGACGTCTACTCGTACGCCTGCCAGGGCTGGACGTACGCGCACGGCGTCGACCCGTACGCGGTGGGGGTGGCGGCGGCGGGCTGCCCGTGGCTGGACACGGTTGCACCGATCTGGCGGGACACTCCGGCACCGTACGGGCCGGTCTTCGTCCTACTCGCGGCACTCGCGGTCACGCTCGGCGGCGGGCTCACCGGCACTGTGGTGCTGCTGCGGGTGATCGCCGTGGCGGGGCTGGTGCTGGCCGCGATCTGCCTGCCCGGCCTGGCACGGGCAGCCGGGGTGCCGACCCGGCGGGCCGCGTGGCTGGCGTTGGCCGCCCCGCTGGTCGGGGTGCACCTCATTGCCGGCGCGCACAACGACGCCGTGATGCTGGGCCTGTTGCTGTGTGGGCTGCTGGTGGCGATCCGGCGACCGGGTTGGCCTGCGGCACTGCTCCTGGCCGGGGCGCTGCTCGGGTTGGCGGTGACGGTGAAGGCCAGCGCGGTCGTGGTGGTGCCGTTCGCCGCACTGGCCGCAGTCCGTGGTCGTCACACCGTACGGGCATTGCTGCGCGACGGCGGCTGGCTGGTCGGTGGGCTGCTCGGAGCGGTGCTGGTCACCTCGGCGGTGTCCGGGCTCGGGTTCGGCTGGGTGGGCGGGCTGACCCACAGCGGCGACTCGGAACAGTGGACGTCACCACCCACCGCCGTCGGGTTCGTGGTGGACTACGCCGGTGCGCTGGTCGGCCGGGACCCGCAGGCGGTGCCGGTGGTCCGGGCAGTCGCCCTGCTGCTGCTGGCCGGGGTGCTGGTGGTGCTCTGGTGGCGGGCCTGGCGGGCACTGCGCGGCTTCAGCGATGCCCGGCGGGTGGCACGGGTCGAGGGCGCGCGGATGGATGGGGCGCGGGTCGATGGGGCGCGGGTCGAGGGCGCGCGGGTGGATGGGGCGCGGGTCGAGGGCGCACGGGTCGATGTGGCGCGGGTCGAGGTTGCGCGCCCTCGGGTGGTGCTGCACGGCGCCGCGTTGGCGCTGGTCGCCACCGTCGTCCTGTCCCCGGTCTTCCACCCCTGGTACGCGACCTGGCCGTTGGCGCTGCTCGCACTCACCGCCGCCCGAACGACGTGGTTTGTGCTGCCAGTGGCGGTGGCGGCCTTCCTGGCCCTGCCCGACGGCACGAACCTGGCCCGCTTCACCAAGGCACCCGGCGCCCTGGCGATGACCGCCCTGCTCCTGACCCTGACCGTGATCGTCCTCCCGCGCACCACCCACCGCCCGGGTCCAACCCGTCGATCATGA
- a CDS encoding DUF350 domain-containing protein has translation MLEDLLSGAWQSVVFGIVGVGLMAAGFVLVDLLTPGRLRDLIWVQRNSNAGLLLAANQLGIAGIVFTAILTSYSDFGRGLASTVVFGIVGLAIMALAFFVLDLLTPGKLGEVICSDEPHPAARVSAATHFGAALIVCACIA, from the coding sequence GTGCTGGAGGATCTGCTCAGCGGTGCTTGGCAGAGCGTCGTGTTCGGGATCGTCGGCGTGGGGCTCATGGCGGCTGGCTTCGTGCTGGTCGACCTGCTCACGCCCGGTCGGTTGCGCGACCTGATCTGGGTGCAGCGCAACTCCAACGCGGGGTTGCTGCTGGCCGCCAACCAGCTCGGCATCGCCGGGATCGTGTTCACCGCGATCCTGACCAGCTACAGCGACTTCGGCAGGGGGCTCGCCTCCACGGTGGTCTTCGGCATCGTCGGGCTGGCCATCATGGCGTTGGCCTTCTTCGTGCTCGACCTGCTCACCCCGGGCAAGCTCGGCGAGGTCATCTGCTCGGACGAGCCGCACCCGGCGGCCCGGGTCAGCGCCGCCACCCACTTCGGCGCCGCGCTGATCGTCTGCGCCTGCATCGCCTGA
- a CDS encoding helix-turn-helix transcriptional regulator, with product MNRTDRLYALVEELRAVSPRPRSARWLAARFEVSSRTIERDIGALQEAGVPIWAEPGRTGGYVVDRARTLPPVNLTAAEAVAMAVALRRLAGTPFAGPGGTALRKLMAVLPAADAVEAHRLAGRVHLVGDGPATPVPALVADAVAARRVLRIRYADRAGAGSVRDVEPLGYLGNPRHWYLLAWCRLRDELRCFRTDRIESVQALPDVVSRELRPTDLDIPRERVRSLSLV from the coding sequence ATGAACCGTACGGACCGTCTCTACGCGCTGGTCGAGGAGCTGCGGGCGGTGTCGCCGAGGCCGCGCAGCGCCCGCTGGTTGGCCGCGCGTTTCGAGGTGAGCAGCCGCACCATCGAACGGGACATCGGCGCGCTACAGGAGGCCGGGGTGCCGATCTGGGCCGAGCCTGGGCGCACCGGCGGTTACGTGGTGGATCGCGCCCGCACTCTGCCGCCGGTCAACCTGACCGCGGCCGAGGCGGTCGCGATGGCCGTCGCGCTACGCCGGCTCGCCGGCACGCCGTTCGCCGGGCCGGGTGGCACCGCGCTGCGCAAGTTGATGGCGGTGCTGCCGGCCGCCGACGCCGTCGAGGCGCACCGCCTCGCCGGCCGCGTGCACCTGGTCGGCGACGGGCCAGCCACGCCCGTCCCGGCCCTCGTCGCCGACGCGGTCGCCGCGCGGCGGGTGCTGCGCATCAGGTACGCGGACCGGGCCGGCGCCGGCTCGGTCCGTGACGTCGAGCCGCTGGGCTACCTCGGTAACCCGCGACACTGGTATCTGCTGGCCTGGTGCCGACTGCGCGACGAGCTGCGCTGCTTCCGCACCGACCGGATCGAAAGCGTCCAGGCGCTGCCCGACGTGGTGTCCCGCGAGCTGCGCCCGACCGACCTGGACATTCCGCGCGAGCGGGTCCGCTCACTGAGCCTGGTCTGA
- a CDS encoding S66 peptidase family protein encodes MISDDTAAVRPPVLLPGDAVLLVSPSGPTSPERVARGMELLTGWGLRPMPAPNAYARHGYLAGTDDLRAADLNTAFTDPEIRGVICTRGGYGVQRVVDAIDMAAVRRDPKVVAGFSDITALQFALWRGARLTGVHGPGAAWRDERTPLRSAESLHAALMTTEPVSITAVPTEETFGVRVPGLATGTLLGGNLCMIAASIGTPDLPDLTGAVLLIEDVQEPPYKVDRMLTQLRRAGALDGLAGVAVGQFTDCGDGWDTTIVDVLTERLGDLGVPVLGGLPIGHGPNQLTVPVGTQATLNAENGTLTASPAVQ; translated from the coding sequence GTGATCAGCGACGACACCGCAGCCGTCCGCCCGCCCGTGCTGCTCCCGGGCGACGCGGTGCTGCTGGTGTCGCCGTCCGGCCCGACCTCGCCCGAGCGGGTGGCCCGGGGCATGGAGCTGCTCACCGGGTGGGGCCTGCGCCCGATGCCGGCGCCGAACGCGTACGCCCGCCACGGCTACCTCGCCGGCACCGACGACCTACGGGCCGCCGACCTGAACACGGCCTTCACCGACCCGGAGATCCGCGGGGTGATCTGCACCCGGGGCGGGTACGGCGTCCAGCGGGTCGTGGACGCCATCGACATGGCCGCCGTCCGCCGCGACCCGAAGGTGGTGGCCGGATTCTCGGACATCACCGCGTTGCAGTTCGCACTGTGGCGGGGTGCCCGGCTGACCGGAGTGCACGGCCCGGGAGCGGCCTGGCGCGACGAGCGGACCCCGCTGCGCTCCGCCGAGTCCCTGCACGCGGCGCTCATGACGACCGAACCGGTGTCGATCACCGCGGTGCCCACCGAGGAGACCTTCGGCGTACGCGTCCCGGGCCTCGCCACCGGCACCCTGCTCGGCGGCAACCTGTGCATGATCGCCGCCTCGATCGGCACACCGGACCTGCCCGACCTGACCGGGGCGGTGCTGTTGATCGAGGACGTGCAGGAGCCCCCGTACAAGGTCGACCGGATGCTCACCCAGCTGCGCCGGGCCGGCGCGCTGGACGGGCTGGCCGGGGTGGCGGTCGGGCAGTTCACCGACTGCGGTGACGGCTGGGACACCACGATCGTCGACGTGCTCACCGAACGCCTCGGCGACCTGGGCGTACCGGTCCTCGGCGGCCTCCCCATCGGCCACGGCCCCAACCAGCTGACCGTCCCGGTGGGCACCCAAGCGACCCTCAATGCCGAAAACGGCACCCTGACCGCATCCCCCGCAGTCCAGTAA